A single genomic interval of Rosistilla ulvae harbors:
- a CDS encoding glycine--tRNA ligase translates to MEKLVALCKRRGFLFQSSEIYGGLQGFWDYGPLGVELKRNVKAAWWHDMVGGHNELVTPPGAPGTYEMTGLDCTIIMHPQVWKCSGHYDLFHDHMVDCRETRKRYRFDQVRGRWVEAKDQKIFVTTTVEADEEQADVQRRALKFFKLRPKDAESLKYDGDFATLDSVQEQEKVLGPDAKELGTLTEPREFNLMFKTTIGALGGEADTAFLRPETAQGIFVNFKNVLDSSRMRLPMGIAQIGKSFRNEITPRNFTFRSREFEQMEIEFFCHPDESHKWYSYWRDRRLQWYKDMGLSSDRLIMREHSASELAHYSVGTADIEYAFPFMAEGEYGELEGVAHRGDFDLRSHMEGKLDPKTKPMEVEKNEHGQPKHRGSGKDLSYRDDLTGEKYIPHVVEPSAGADRATLAFLCQAFSEDEQPDEKGKMQTRTVLKFHPRLAPIKAAVFPLVKKDGMPEKAKEIYGMLKEKMSTFYDEKAAVGRRYRRQDEAGTPFCITVDGDSLKEDTVTIRDRDSLKQWRVATKDLVAELTERLS, encoded by the coding sequence ATGGAGAAACTCGTCGCGCTGTGTAAACGGCGTGGTTTCCTGTTCCAATCCAGTGAAATCTATGGAGGGCTGCAAGGTTTTTGGGACTACGGACCGCTTGGCGTCGAGCTGAAGCGGAACGTCAAAGCCGCTTGGTGGCACGACATGGTCGGCGGCCACAACGAATTGGTCACGCCTCCCGGTGCCCCCGGCACGTACGAAATGACCGGCCTGGATTGCACGATCATCATGCATCCGCAGGTCTGGAAGTGCTCGGGCCACTACGATCTGTTCCACGATCACATGGTCGATTGCCGCGAGACACGCAAGCGTTATCGTTTCGACCAAGTCCGCGGACGTTGGGTCGAAGCGAAGGACCAGAAGATCTTTGTCACCACGACCGTGGAAGCCGACGAAGAGCAAGCCGATGTGCAGCGGCGGGCACTGAAGTTCTTTAAGCTTCGCCCCAAAGATGCCGAATCGCTGAAATACGACGGCGATTTTGCCACCTTGGACAGCGTCCAAGAGCAGGAAAAAGTCTTGGGTCCCGACGCCAAGGAACTCGGCACGCTGACCGAACCGCGTGAATTCAACCTGATGTTCAAGACGACCATCGGTGCTCTCGGTGGCGAAGCGGACACCGCTTTTCTGCGTCCCGAGACCGCGCAAGGCATCTTCGTCAACTTTAAGAACGTTCTCGACAGCAGCCGGATGCGGCTGCCGATGGGTATCGCCCAGATCGGCAAGAGCTTCCGCAACGAGATCACGCCGCGGAACTTCACCTTCCGTTCGCGCGAGTTCGAACAGATGGAGATCGAGTTCTTCTGTCACCCCGACGAATCGCACAAGTGGTACAGCTACTGGCGCGATCGCCGGCTGCAGTGGTACAAGGACATGGGCCTTTCCAGCGACCGCTTGATCATGCGTGAACACTCTGCCAGCGAACTGGCCCACTACAGCGTCGGCACCGCCGATATCGAATACGCCTTCCCGTTCATGGCCGAAGGGGAATATGGCGAATTGGAAGGGGTTGCCCACCGCGGCGACTTTGACCTCCGCAGCCACATGGAAGGCAAGCTCGATCCGAAGACCAAACCGATGGAAGTCGAAAAGAACGAGCATGGCCAACCGAAGCATCGCGGCAGCGGCAAGGACCTCAGCTATCGCGACGATCTGACGGGCGAAAAGTACATTCCCCACGTCGTCGAACCCTCCGCCGGTGCCGACCGCGCGACGCTCGCCTTCTTGTGCCAAGCGTTCAGCGAAGACGAACAGCCCGATGAAAAGGGGAAGATGCAAACTCGTACCGTGCTGAAATTCCACCCGCGGCTGGCACCGATCAAAGCGGCTGTCTTCCCGTTGGTGAAGAAGGACGGAATGCCCGAAAAGGCGAAAGAAATCTACGGCATGCTGAAAGAGAAGATGTCGACGTTCTACGACGAAAAGGCGGCTGTTGGTCGTCGCTACCGTCGCCAGGACGAAGCGGGCACGCCTTTCTGCATCACC